The Metabacillus litoralis genome contains a region encoding:
- the rpmG gene encoding 50S ribosomal protein L33, translating to MRVKITLACTETGDRNYITTKNKRNNPDRIELKKYCPRLKKYTVHRETK from the coding sequence ATGAGAGTAAAAATTACATTAGCATGTACAGAAACTGGTGATCGGAATTATATTACAACAAAAAATAAGCGTAATAACCCCGATCGAATTGAACTTAAAAAATATTGCCCACGATTAAAGAAATATACAGTGCATAGAGAAACAAAATAA
- a CDS encoding GTP-binding protein has translation MENRKIPVTVLSGYLGAGKTTLLNHLLSNKDNRRIAVIVNDMSEVNIDALLIKQGGFSRTEENLVELQNGCICCTLREDLIIEVKKLVKQGHLDYLVIESSGISEPIPVAQTFTYIDEELGTNLTEICELDAMVTVVDAYRFWLDYSSGESLLDRNEAIDPTDTREVVDLLIDQIEFANILVLNKLDLVEREDIDELKAVLHKLNPDATIIESIFSKVPITRILDTNLFDFEQASQSAGWIQELMHEHIPETEEYGITSFVYKRKIPFHPERFMTWLENWPVDVVRAKGFFWLASRNDITGLLSQAGPSIIIQGAGNWIASYSKAEQDQFLKEEPELLAKWDNTYGDRLTELVMIGIGMNRELIEKALDECLLTNDEMKQDWSSFNDPLPAFTAEN, from the coding sequence ATGGAAAATAGAAAGATACCAGTAACGGTCTTAAGTGGCTATTTAGGTGCTGGAAAAACGACATTATTAAATCACCTCTTAAGTAACAAAGATAATAGGAGAATAGCCGTTATAGTTAATGATATGAGTGAAGTGAATATTGATGCCTTACTTATTAAACAAGGTGGATTTTCCCGTACGGAGGAGAATCTTGTTGAGCTTCAGAATGGCTGTATATGCTGTACACTGAGAGAAGACCTCATTATAGAGGTGAAAAAATTAGTGAAACAAGGGCATTTAGATTATCTGGTTATTGAATCATCCGGTATTTCTGAGCCTATTCCTGTAGCCCAGACATTCACATATATAGATGAAGAATTAGGGACAAACTTAACTGAAATATGTGAACTAGATGCAATGGTAACTGTTGTAGATGCTTATCGGTTTTGGCTTGACTATTCCTCTGGGGAGAGTCTGCTTGACCGTAACGAAGCAATAGATCCAACAGATACAAGGGAGGTAGTAGATTTGTTAATTGATCAAATAGAATTTGCTAACATTCTTGTATTAAACAAATTAGATTTAGTAGAGCGAGAAGATATAGATGAATTAAAAGCGGTTCTCCATAAATTGAATCCTGATGCCACAATCATTGAATCTATTTTTTCAAAGGTACCAATCACAAGAATTTTAGATACGAACCTTTTTGATTTCGAACAAGCTAGCCAATCCGCAGGGTGGATACAAGAGCTTATGCACGAACATATACCTGAAACAGAGGAATACGGAATCACCTCTTTTGTATATAAGAGGAAAATACCGTTTCATCCTGAAAGGTTTATGACTTGGCTTGAAAATTGGCCTGTCGACGTCGTTAGGGCTAAGGGGTTTTTCTGGCTTGCTTCACGTAATGATATAACAGGACTTCTCTCACAGGCTGGTCCCTCTATTATCATTCAGGGAGCAGGAAATTGGATTGCTTCTTATTCAAAGGCAGAGCAGGATCAATTTTTAAAAGAAGAACCTGAGTTATTAGCAAAGTGGGATAACACATACGGTGATCGATTAACAGAGCTTGTTATGATTGGGATCGGCATGAACCGTGAATTGATTGAAAAAGCTCTAGATGAATGCTTATTAACAAACGATGAAATGAAACAGGATTGGTCTTCTTTTAACGATCCTCTTCCAGCTTTTACTGCAGAAAATTAA
- a CDS encoding coiled-coil domain-containing protein — translation MSKKKLVIMNLAVMIGLGSSFAIPSVNAETSTEVQKEIKDHTQDVQEVQAELENLKKQSERVDAAIKDNEAKIKQTEEQIQTSQDEINAMDSEIAKLEEAIKERTEILKQRAISYQHSGGNVEYIDVLLGSTSFGDFLNRALAVGKIVEADRSMISQQEADEKELNEKKVAKVEVLSDLENLRADLEGMQADILAQKQQNDQLRKELQDEKTAKEAAINSLKQKAAALAAAEEAAKAAATTTNSSNSVTTAKGTSNNTVTFEDTPVNPNGTVNDLISAGYKYIGNSVYVFGGGRNSYDIANGRFDCSGFVSWAFSTVGVRVGASTEILKNTGTRVPTSSMQPGDMVFFDTYKKDGHVGIYVGGGKFIGSQSSTGVAIANMSSGYWAQKFNGRVMRVNL, via the coding sequence ATGTCGAAAAAGAAACTAGTTATCATGAATTTAGCTGTCATGATTGGATTAGGCAGTTCATTTGCAATTCCTTCGGTTAACGCTGAAACAAGTACAGAAGTTCAAAAAGAAATTAAAGATCATACTCAGGATGTACAAGAAGTACAAGCAGAGTTAGAAAATTTAAAGAAACAAAGTGAACGCGTTGATGCAGCAATAAAAGATAACGAAGCTAAGATTAAGCAAACAGAAGAGCAGATTCAAACTTCTCAAGACGAAATAAACGCTATGGATTCTGAGATCGCTAAACTAGAAGAAGCTATTAAAGAACGTACAGAAATTTTAAAGCAACGTGCAATTTCTTACCAACACAGTGGTGGGAATGTTGAATATATCGATGTTTTACTAGGATCTACTAGTTTCGGTGATTTTCTAAACCGTGCACTTGCGGTAGGGAAAATTGTAGAAGCAGATCGTTCGATGATCTCACAGCAAGAAGCTGATGAAAAAGAGTTAAATGAAAAGAAGGTTGCAAAAGTGGAAGTGCTTTCAGACCTTGAAAACTTAAGAGCAGATTTAGAAGGCATGCAGGCTGATATCCTGGCACAAAAGCAACAAAATGATCAATTAAGAAAAGAACTTCAAGATGAAAAAACAGCAAAAGAAGCTGCAATTAACAGCTTAAAACAAAAAGCAGCAGCATTAGCAGCTGCAGAAGAGGCTGCAAAGGCAGCTGCTACAACCACAAACTCATCTAATTCTGTTACAACGGCAAAAGGTACTTCAAATAATACAGTTACATTTGAAGACACACCTGTAAATCCTAACGGTACTGTTAATGATTTAATTAGTGCTGGTTATAAATATATTGGAAATTCTGTTTATGTATTTGGTGGCGGAAGAAATTCTTATGATATCGCTAATGGTCGATTTGATTGCTCTGGATTCGTAAGCTGGGCATTCTCAACTGTGGGAGTAAGAGTTGGAGCAAGTACGGAAATTCTTAAAAATACTGGTACAAGAGTTCCAACAAGCAGCATGCAACCTGGAGATATGGTATTCTTTGATACATATAAAAAAGATGGACATGTTGGTATTTATGTAGGTGGCGGTAAATTCATTGGTTCTCAAAGCTCGACTGGTGTTGCAATCGCTAATATGTCTAGTGGTTACTGGGCACAAAAATTTAATGGTCGCGTTATGCGTGTGAATTTATAA
- a CDS encoding DNA alkylation repair protein — protein sequence MAEELRALFNEQFMKKLSKELQEYDPLFNQVEFLSSVYAKGWDELALKQRVRRITLSLSQSLPQEFGEAVALLKKVAPSFQGSLGGIIFQDYVEVNGLHSWEKSMEALEYFTVFSTSEFAVRPFVMENQPKMMEQFLEWSSHENEHVRRLASEGSRPRLPWGIVLTNLKKDPSPIFPILENLKEDPSLYVRKSVANNINDISKDHPELVLHLAKRWLGTNDRTNWIVKTGLRTLLKKGVPEALELFDLGKNEHIHVSNLTVTKKVVIGEAITFSFHVISMDKEPRKLRLEYAIDFVKANGKHSIKSFKISETSISPGEEKIYTKTHSFRDLSTRKHYGGEHILHIIVNGEYKAEEKFEVMKRTQEE from the coding sequence ATGGCAGAAGAACTTCGAGCTTTATTTAATGAACAATTTATGAAGAAGCTGAGTAAGGAATTACAAGAATATGATCCACTTTTTAATCAAGTAGAATTTTTATCATCTGTTTATGCAAAAGGTTGGGATGAACTGGCATTAAAACAACGTGTCCGTCGTATTACTTTGAGTTTATCTCAAAGTTTACCTCAAGAATTTGGTGAAGCTGTGGCACTATTAAAAAAAGTGGCTCCTTCTTTTCAAGGAAGTCTTGGTGGTATCATTTTTCAGGATTACGTAGAGGTTAATGGATTACATAGTTGGGAGAAATCGATGGAAGCACTTGAGTATTTCACTGTGTTTTCAACTTCCGAATTTGCAGTAAGGCCTTTTGTGATGGAAAATCAACCTAAAATGATGGAGCAATTTTTAGAATGGAGTTCACATGAAAATGAGCATGTCAGAAGGCTCGCAAGCGAGGGTTCTCGTCCAAGGCTTCCGTGGGGGATTGTCTTAACAAACTTGAAAAAAGACCCTTCACCCATCTTTCCAATACTAGAAAATCTAAAGGAAGATCCTTCTCTATATGTAAGAAAAAGTGTCGCCAATAATATAAATGATATTTCAAAAGATCATCCTGAGCTTGTCCTTCATTTAGCAAAAAGATGGCTCGGTACAAATGATCGAACGAATTGGATTGTTAAAACGGGATTACGTACATTATTAAAGAAAGGTGTTCCAGAGGCACTTGAATTATTTGATCTGGGGAAAAATGAGCATATTCATGTCTCAAATTTAACTGTTACAAAAAAAGTGGTAATAGGAGAAGCTATTACATTTTCGTTTCATGTTATATCAATGGATAAAGAACCAAGAAAGCTTAGACTTGAATATGCGATCGATTTTGTAAAAGCAAATGGAAAGCATTCGATAAAATCATTTAAAATATCCGAAACTTCCATCTCACCAGGAGAGGAAAAAATTTATACAAAAACACATTCTTTTAGGGATTTATCAACAAGAAAACATTATGGTGGAGAACATATACTACATATTATAGTGAATGGTGAATACAAGGCCGAAGAGAAATTTGAAGTGATGAAGAGGACACAAGAAGAATAA
- a CDS encoding response regulator transcription factor, with the protein MNMFKNLLQIFSTSSGFPISVIDQDGQILMSVNRVDETPFYKVSDVDSFQKEIINTGQLISKSTIFSWSEETLNLKFILSPVISSTKANYILVAGPFLEGNKESNLVDLSITSINQEEKTELVNKIDSISFVIKSFEENEKQAQVQRKVIDILTHLRQSKGNLSENDHFLSHLFTQILQLNRIDFIGLSEKIDHAKFMIKAVQGQSIEKLKGNTFYIGEGLLGKAVVMGEKMFLSDMGLTNRSDFFQQFHLYPNQLFIFPIKKNGIVEGLMFGGSTEDRMISQELLDILQFIVYLYSERKASDEALQQEKQLQLAFYGLLDLLEVALHTDDVKNIMYKVLDFCQNINNHNFSSFTVENGETISRGALNDPLLEEHKKVCHELISEGSNLQQLKRINEQSMVFHQPIYVEKNCIGILTVEIKDRKKYEEVSMSLHIIARLLSRCIKIEQNNDEELLDNNHLETINLLHSSLEELNKQNYLNTLEAMKMVRQLSQSLSIPETSVEQLMNACKVMTYRLEFLKSKLKNSKVLHLLEKCMDVSTKQVNTSIEVKMITFIYQTIVKRIDKNLALSFLDDEMKMAIQQVSPDLEARMELNHLSNLKQVGEMELADEQQINDLVDIKSVILELKLTSREKEILFLILEGLNNQEVGSYLNISVHTVKNHITNIFKKLNVTDRVQAMAKIYRIKYGME; encoded by the coding sequence ATGAATATGTTCAAAAATTTATTGCAAATATTCTCCACATCCAGTGGATTTCCGATATCCGTTATTGATCAGGACGGGCAAATTTTGATGTCAGTGAACAGAGTAGATGAAACACCATTCTATAAAGTTAGCGATGTTGATTCTTTTCAAAAAGAAATAATTAACACAGGACAGTTGATTTCGAAATCAACTATTTTTTCTTGGAGTGAAGAAACATTAAATTTAAAGTTTATCTTATCCCCAGTTATTTCTTCTACCAAAGCAAACTATATACTTGTGGCAGGACCATTTTTGGAAGGAAATAAGGAAAGTAACTTAGTAGATCTTTCTATAACTTCGATAAATCAAGAAGAAAAGACAGAGTTAGTCAATAAAATAGATTCAATCTCCTTCGTGATAAAAAGTTTTGAGGAGAATGAAAAACAAGCCCAAGTTCAAAGAAAAGTAATTGATATTTTAACACATTTAAGACAGTCAAAAGGGAATTTGAGTGAGAATGACCACTTTTTATCTCATCTTTTTACACAAATTCTCCAATTAAATAGAATAGATTTTATTGGACTATCAGAAAAAATAGATCATGCCAAATTTATGATCAAAGCTGTACAAGGTCAGAGTATTGAAAAATTAAAAGGAAATACATTTTATATCGGGGAAGGCTTGTTGGGGAAAGCTGTTGTTATGGGGGAAAAAATGTTTTTGTCCGATATGGGCCTTACAAATCGTAGTGATTTTTTTCAACAATTTCACTTATATCCAAATCAATTATTTATTTTTCCTATAAAGAAAAACGGTATTGTGGAAGGTCTTATGTTTGGCGGATCGACAGAAGACCGAATGATTAGTCAAGAGCTGCTTGATATTCTTCAGTTTATTGTTTATCTCTACTCAGAACGGAAAGCAAGTGACGAAGCCCTACAGCAGGAAAAACAACTGCAGCTTGCTTTTTATGGTTTATTAGACCTGTTAGAGGTTGCACTTCATACAGATGATGTTAAAAATATCATGTACAAGGTTCTTGATTTTTGTCAGAACATAAACAATCATAACTTCTCGAGTTTTACAGTAGAAAATGGGGAAACAATTAGTAGAGGTGCTTTGAATGACCCACTACTTGAAGAGCATAAAAAGGTTTGCCATGAGCTTATTAGTGAAGGAAGCAACCTTCAACAGCTGAAGCGGATAAATGAACAGAGTATGGTCTTTCATCAACCAATCTATGTTGAGAAGAATTGTATTGGTATATTAACAGTAGAAATTAAGGATAGAAAAAAGTATGAAGAAGTGTCAATGAGTCTACACATCATTGCTCGGTTATTGTCTAGGTGCATCAAAATAGAGCAAAATAACGATGAAGAACTACTAGATAATAACCATTTAGAAACAATCAATTTACTTCACTCTAGTTTAGAGGAATTAAATAAACAAAATTACTTGAATACATTAGAAGCGATGAAAATGGTAAGACAACTTTCACAATCACTATCAATACCTGAAACATCTGTGGAACAACTTATGAATGCTTGTAAGGTTATGACATATCGCTTGGAGTTCTTGAAAAGTAAATTAAAGAATTCAAAAGTACTTCATTTGTTAGAAAAGTGTATGGATGTTTCTACAAAACAAGTGAATACAAGTATAGAAGTGAAAATGATAACATTTATTTACCAGACAATTGTTAAAAGAATAGATAAAAATTTAGCTCTATCTTTTCTTGATGATGAAATGAAAATGGCCATTCAGCAGGTAAGTCCTGATTTAGAAGCAAGAATGGAACTGAATCACCTATCTAATTTAAAACAGGTAGGGGAAATGGAACTTGCTGATGAACAACAAATTAATGATCTTGTTGATATAAAAAGCGTCATTCTAGAATTAAAATTAACTTCAAGAGAGAAAGAAATTCTTTTTTTAATACTAGAAGGTTTAAACAACCAGGAAGTGGGCAGCTATTTAAATATAAGTGTTCATACTGTGAAAAACCATATAACAAATATATTTAAGAAACTAAACGTTACGGATCGGGTTCAAGCAATGGCTAAGATTTACCGAATTAAATATGGAATGGAGTAA
- a CDS encoding STAS domain-containing protein — MELIHKELVDILKVKDTEITIKNNESFKEDIQAHLLKSRQHVILDLENVKYLNSTSLGVIADAAIKAKKEGKELVISGVNPPLDEIFTIVRFHTFMGLYKTLEEAENYFQSLI; from the coding sequence GTGGAGTTAATTCATAAAGAACTCGTGGATATCTTAAAAGTTAAGGATACCGAAATTACAATTAAGAATAATGAATCATTTAAAGAGGATATCCAAGCACATTTATTAAAATCACGTCAGCATGTTATCTTGGATTTAGAAAACGTAAAATACTTAAATAGCACTTCATTAGGTGTTATTGCGGATGCAGCGATAAAGGCAAAAAAAGAAGGAAAAGAGTTAGTTATATCAGGTGTAAATCCCCCATTGGATGAGATTTTTACTATTGTAAGATTTCATACTTTTATGGGGTTATACAAAACACTAGAAGAGGCGGAAAATTATTTTCAATCATTAATATAG
- a CDS encoding protein-glutamate methylesterase/protein-glutamine glutaminase: MDGKYGVLVVDDSAFMRKTISTLIEASPDFFVIGRARNGLDAIEKVKQLKPSIVTLDIEMPELDGLQTLRRLMNENPVPVVMLSNGADSTLEAFELGAVDFVIKEVLVNHTSSEFLDDFYQRLLVAVSAKLPVLIQKEEVVPDNKVHIEEMIEMSKDLLFIGTSTGGPSALQTILTKFPSDFHLPIVVVQHMPPGFTKPLADRFDSLCHLKVKEAEHNEILKPGTVYIAPAGLQTTIYKNERNLYQIKLKISAGMETLYKPSVDVTLLSAAHLYKERLLAVILTGMGDDGLRGCRKVKQLGGLVLTESKETCVVYGMPKVIDEAGLSDEQAPLFKMYDKIRHALL, encoded by the coding sequence ATGGATGGGAAATATGGAGTGTTAGTTGTGGATGATTCTGCTTTTATGAGGAAAACTATTTCCACTTTAATAGAGGCAAGCCCTGATTTTTTTGTCATTGGAAGAGCAAGAAACGGGTTGGATGCAATCGAAAAGGTAAAGCAGCTAAAGCCTTCTATTGTAACACTCGATATTGAAATGCCGGAATTGGATGGACTTCAAACGCTACGAAGATTAATGAATGAAAATCCAGTACCAGTTGTAATGCTAAGCAATGGGGCAGATTCTACACTTGAAGCCTTTGAATTAGGAGCTGTAGATTTTGTTATAAAAGAGGTACTAGTTAATCATACATCTTCTGAATTTCTTGACGATTTTTATCAAAGATTACTTGTAGCAGTTTCAGCGAAGTTACCAGTCCTGATACAAAAGGAAGAAGTTGTTCCAGACAATAAAGTGCACATAGAAGAAATGATCGAAATGAGCAAAGACCTTCTTTTTATTGGTACTTCCACAGGAGGACCGTCAGCATTACAAACGATACTAACGAAATTTCCGTCTGATTTTCACCTTCCTATTGTGGTTGTTCAACATATGCCACCAGGCTTTACGAAGCCTTTGGCAGATCGTTTTGATTCATTATGTCACCTTAAGGTAAAAGAGGCAGAGCATAATGAAATACTTAAGCCTGGTACAGTATACATTGCTCCTGCGGGGCTACAGACAACAATTTATAAAAATGAAAGAAACTTATATCAAATAAAATTAAAGATTTCAGCAGGTATGGAAACATTATATAAGCCTTCTGTAGATGTTACATTATTATCAGCTGCTCATCTATACAAAGAACGATTGCTCGCTGTCATTTTGACTGGAATGGGTGATGATGGGTTGCGCGGTTGTCGGAAGGTGAAACAACTAGGAGGACTAGTCCTTACTGAATCAAAAGAAACATGTGTTGTCTATGGTATGCCAAAAGTGATTGATGAAGCTGGATTATCAGATGAACAGGCTCCATTGTTTAAAATGTACGATAAAATAAGACATGCATTGTTGTAA
- a CDS encoding CheR family methyltransferase — MENFALKQLAQLVYEYCGLNYLNNISSLEAKISKRLEELNVTLWSYMRLLEETPKEWDILVELLTINETYFYREDKQLHVFQNKVIPILKKERVLEQPIKIWSAACSTGEEPYSLAMMLKELGISVEDRVTITATDINKKVLQTATNGMYHKKSLSFRRIPQRWLDTYFEETETHYSVKKDIKDMITFKYLNLLDEENMRNEGSYDVIFCRNVLIYFDAETVKKVATSFYHSLKKGGFLFLGHAENISTMGIGFETISTDGTFYYRKG, encoded by the coding sequence ATGGAAAATTTTGCGCTAAAGCAATTAGCTCAATTAGTTTATGAGTATTGTGGATTAAATTACTTGAATAATATTTCTTCTTTAGAAGCAAAAATTTCAAAACGGCTCGAAGAATTAAATGTAACATTATGGAGTTACATGCGTCTTTTAGAGGAAACCCCTAAAGAGTGGGATATTCTTGTAGAACTGTTAACGATTAATGAAACTTATTTTTATCGTGAAGATAAACAGCTCCATGTTTTCCAAAATAAAGTAATACCAATACTGAAAAAAGAAAGAGTACTTGAACAACCAATAAAAATTTGGAGTGCTGCCTGCTCCACAGGGGAAGAACCGTATTCTCTTGCAATGATGTTAAAAGAGCTCGGTATTTCAGTAGAGGATAGGGTCACGATCACAGCAACAGATATAAATAAAAAGGTTCTACAAACAGCCACTAACGGAATGTACCATAAAAAATCACTATCCTTTAGACGGATTCCTCAAAGATGGCTTGACACCTATTTTGAAGAAACTGAAACTCATTATAGTGTGAAAAAGGACATAAAAGATATGATCACTTTTAAGTACTTAAATCTACTTGATGAAGAAAATATGAGAAATGAAGGTTCGTATGACGTTATATTTTGCCGGAACGTTTTAATTTATTTTGATGCTGAAACGGTTAAAAAGGTGGCAACCTCATTTTATCACTCACTTAAAAAAGGAGGATTTCTCTTTCTAGGTCATGCAGAAAACATATCTACAATGGGGATAGGTTTTGAGACAATCAGTACAGATGGGACCTTCTACTATCGAAAGGGGTAA